One genomic segment of Ferrimonas sp. YFM includes these proteins:
- the norR gene encoding nitric oxide reductase transcriptional regulator NorR, which translates to MGLALKDFASLALDLTSGVSAQDRFDRLLTTVRTLLDCDASALLVFRGDQFTPLAINGLATEVLGRRFQVAEHPRLEAIARAGDVVRFPADSDLPDPYDGLIPSHDDELKVHACVGLPLVANQRLIGALTIDDFNPQQFEQFSDADLRTVSALAAASLNNALLMEELEQLSGQLSAVPARSEGRGDEPVEIIGQSPVMQALRREIEVVANTDLTALVLGQTGTGKELVAEAIHAGSLRAEKPLIYLNCAALPESVAESELFGHVKGAFTGAISNRQGKFELADGGTLFLDEVGELSLGLQAKLLRVLQYGDLQRVGSDKPIKVDVRIIAATNRDLRQEVLDKRFRADLYHRLSVFPLQVPPLQQRGDDLLLLAGFFLERWRTKLGLKTLRLDDGARQLLMGSSWPGNVRELEHCLHRATVLARAESSSEDVVIHARHLDRAPSVTTMDKPLLGTITSDVDIGLGFRRATEQFQQGLIRQALDANGGNWAACARTLGLDTGNLHRLAKRLGMK; encoded by the coding sequence ATGGGATTGGCGTTAAAAGATTTTGCCAGCTTGGCGCTGGACCTTACCTCAGGCGTATCGGCTCAGGATCGATTCGATCGCTTGCTGACTACAGTGCGTACCTTGTTGGACTGTGATGCATCGGCATTGCTGGTGTTTCGTGGCGACCAGTTCACACCGCTGGCAATCAACGGATTGGCCACCGAAGTGCTGGGGCGCCGCTTTCAGGTGGCTGAACATCCCAGACTGGAGGCGATCGCCAGGGCAGGGGATGTGGTGCGCTTTCCCGCCGACAGCGATCTGCCCGACCCCTACGATGGCCTGATCCCCAGCCATGACGATGAACTGAAAGTGCATGCGTGCGTGGGGCTTCCCCTGGTGGCCAATCAGCGCCTCATCGGCGCGCTCACCATTGACGATTTCAACCCTCAACAGTTTGAACAGTTCAGTGACGCCGACCTGCGTACCGTGTCGGCATTGGCCGCGGCCAGTCTCAACAATGCCTTGCTGATGGAGGAGCTGGAACAGCTCAGCGGCCAGCTCAGCGCTGTACCTGCACGGAGTGAAGGGCGGGGCGACGAGCCTGTGGAGATCATTGGTCAGTCCCCGGTGATGCAGGCCTTAAGGCGAGAGATAGAGGTGGTGGCCAACACGGATCTGACGGCATTGGTGTTAGGCCAGACCGGAACAGGTAAAGAGCTGGTAGCTGAGGCGATTCATGCCGGGTCCCTGCGCGCCGAGAAGCCCCTTATCTACCTGAACTGTGCCGCATTGCCCGAGTCAGTGGCCGAGAGTGAACTCTTCGGCCATGTAAAAGGCGCTTTCACCGGTGCCATCAGCAACAGACAGGGTAAGTTCGAGCTGGCGGATGGTGGCACCCTGTTCCTGGACGAAGTCGGGGAGTTGTCGCTGGGCCTACAGGCCAAGCTGCTGCGGGTGCTGCAATACGGCGATTTGCAGCGCGTCGGCAGTGATAAGCCCATCAAGGTGGACGTACGCATCATCGCCGCCACCAACCGGGATCTGCGCCAGGAGGTGTTGGACAAGCGTTTTCGCGCCGACTTGTACCACAGGTTGAGCGTCTTCCCATTGCAGGTGCCGCCGCTGCAACAGCGTGGTGATGACCTGCTGTTGTTAGCTGGCTTCTTCTTGGAGCGTTGGCGCACCAAGCTGGGTCTTAAAACGCTCAGGCTGGATGACGGGGCACGCCAGCTTCTGATGGGCTCCTCCTGGCCGGGTAACGTGCGGGAGCTGGAGCACTGTCTGCATCGGGCCACGGTGCTGGCCAGAGCCGAGTCATCCTCTGAGGATGTGGTGATCCACGCCAGGCACCTGGATCGTGCACCTAGTGTGACGACAATGGACAAGCCTCTGTTAGGTACCATTACTTCAGATGTCGACATTGGCCTGGGCTTTCGCCGGGCCACCGAGCAGTTTCAGCAAGGGTTGATCCGTCAGGCACTGGACGCCAATGGTGGCAATTGGGCGGCCTGTGCCCGTACCCTGGGACTGGATACTGGCAATTTGCATCGGCTGGCTAAACGGTTGGGAATGAAGTAA
- a CDS encoding HNH endonuclease, with amino-acid sequence MSYKKLFKMPNAVSITGRTSSITNSFVNGIIPTIKPSESEIIEALAILGMSDKSICCSYCGESYTEWDHLRPLVINKKPTGYISEIHNLVPSCGKCNQSKGNKRWDEWIFSDAPLSPKSRKVIDIRKRVLALKRYESWKTPTKLDFESIVGVEVWTKHWDNCRQIENQMKESQKLAAKISMKIATAFRKL; translated from the coding sequence ATGTCTTACAAGAAATTATTCAAGATGCCGAATGCTGTTAGCATCACCGGGCGAACTTCCAGTATAACAAACTCATTTGTTAATGGTATAATTCCAACAATAAAGCCATCTGAAAGTGAAATCATAGAGGCGTTAGCTATATTGGGGATGAGTGATAAGTCTATTTGTTGCTCATACTGCGGAGAAAGCTACACAGAATGGGATCACTTACGACCTTTGGTAATTAATAAAAAGCCAACAGGTTACATATCTGAAATACATAACCTAGTGCCATCTTGCGGTAAGTGTAACCAATCAAAAGGAAACAAAAGATGGGATGAATGGATATTCAGTGATGCTCCTTTATCTCCCAAAAGCAGAAAGGTTATTGATATAAGAAAAAGAGTGTTAGCTTTGAAGAGATACGAAAGCTGGAAAACACCTACAAAGTTAGATTTTGAATCAATTGTAGGTGTTGAAGTCTGGACTAAGCATTGGGATAACTGTCGACAAATCGAGAATCAAATGAAAGAGTCTCAGAAACTAGCAGCTAAAATTAGCATGAAAATAGCTACTGCATTTAGAAAGTTGTGA
- a CDS encoding IS3 family transposase (programmed frameshift), with amino-acid sequence MGKPTIARRKRTQRDYPLSFKLSVVEQVEKGEMTYIQAQKRYGIQGTTTVLVWLRKHGQKDWSHTRMPAMPVAKETPAQTIKRLERELEDERLRTLYLNMMVDDIDAHYGTQLRKKLLAELARTLQAKQKAALSRLCRLEGVTRQALYQREKRYKTKQQRLKPLLPMVMELRRYMPRLGTRKLYFLLKPKLKESGIKLGRDGLFHYLRHHQLLVKPKRSYIKTTWSKHWMKKHPNLFSDMVVTRPEQAFVSDITYVESSEGIHYLSLATDANSRKIMGHELSREMKACDTVKALKRAVGNRVTQKPLIHHSDRGSQYCSAIYQQALAKSNITPSMTDGYDCYQNALAERVNGILKQEFLITRCQTFNELERVIEESIWTYNHRRPHLSLGMKTPEEVHRKASCH; translated from the exons ATGGGCAAGCCAACAATAGCAAGGCGTAAGCGCACTCAACGTGATTACCCGCTGTCCTTTAAACTGTCCGTAGTCGAGCAGGTAGAAAAAGGGGAAATGACATACATCCAGGCACAAAAGCGCTACGGTATACAAGGAACGACCACCGTGCTCGTCTGGCTGAGAAAGCACGGCCAAAAGGACTGGTCACATACAAGGATGCCTGCCATGCCCGTTGCCAAGGAAACCCCTGCCCAAACCATCAAACGCCTGGAAAGAGAGCTTGAGGATGAGCGTCTGAGAACGCTGTATCTCAACATGATGGTCGATGACATTGATGCCCACTACGGCACTCAGCTGCGAAAAAAGCTTTTAGCCGAGT TGGCCAGAACACTTCAAGCCAAGCAAAAAGCCGCGCTGAGCCGGTTGTGTCGACTTGAAGGGGTAACTCGGCAAGCACTCTACCAGCGAGAGAAGCGCTACAAGACCAAGCAGCAGCGACTGAAGCCTCTGCTGCCCATGGTGATGGAGCTCAGGCGCTACATGCCCCGCCTGGGCACCAGAAAGCTCTACTTCCTGCTCAAACCCAAGTTGAAAGAAAGCGGCATCAAGCTTGGCCGTGATGGCTTGTTCCACTATCTGCGTCATCATCAGTTGTTGGTGAAGCCCAAACGCAGCTACATCAAGACCACCTGGAGTAAACACTGGATGAAGAAGCATCCGAACCTGTTCTCCGACATGGTGGTAACCAGGCCAGAGCAGGCCTTCGTCAGTGACATCACCTACGTCGAAAGCAGCGAAGGCATCCATTACCTGTCATTGGCTACCGATGCGAATTCCCGCAAGATAATGGGCCATGAGCTCAGTCGAGAGATGAAAGCCTGCGATACAGTGAAAGCGCTGAAGCGAGCGGTGGGAAATCGAGTCACTCAGAAACCTCTGATTCACCACTCGGACCGAGGCAGTCAGTACTGCTCGGCGATATACCAACAGGCGTTGGCCAAATCAAACATCACGCCATCGATGACCGATGGCTATGACTGCTACCAGAACGCACTGGCTGAGCGGGTCAACGGTATCTTAAAACAGGAGTTCCTGATTACTCGGTGCCAGACCTTCAATGAGCTTGAGAGAGTGATAGAGGAGTCCATCTGGACCTACAATCATCGAAGGCCGCATCTGAGCCTTGGAATGAAAACACCGGAAGAGGTGCATAGAAAAGCCAGTTGTCACTGA